One window from the genome of Prinia subflava isolate CZ2003 ecotype Zambia chromosome 2, Cam_Psub_1.2, whole genome shotgun sequence encodes:
- the LOC134547645 gene encoding antigen-presenting glycoprotein CD1d-like isoform X2 → MQPPLLLLFHFLPILLPGMGAASEEPQVIQYLVTSFFANISSAQVSCVVLAGDIPILTLDPADWSIHFHWPWVSQAAAEGDGEKIMSTYKIFLRNMIRFVHDTVQQTEQHYPLVVQLRAGCVLYPNTTSQGFMNVSWCGRDLAAFEVDKQRWEARQPSQVAELVSKSLNKQRSVIVLLEYLLSFWICQSNFLTLKRYGRDILERQELPVATVFARTPSLGQLLLVCHVTGFYPRPISVAWLRDGQEVPPGPALNTSPILPNADLTYQLRSVLAVAPRDGHSYVCRVRHHSLGTRSLLIPWENSSAPPTITITIVMLLLVATGSAGAFWWWKHRKGNEAAWETQECII, encoded by the exons ATGCagccccctctcctcctcctcttccactTTCTCCCGATCCTCCTCCCTGGGATGGGGGCAGCCTCGGAGG AGCCACAGGTTATCCAGTACCTTGTGACCAGCTTTTTTGCCAacatcagctctgctcaggTGTCATGTGTGGTACTCGCTGGGGACATACCCATCTTAACACTGGATCCAGCCGACTGGAGCATCCACTTCCACTGGCCCTGGgtcagccaggctgcagctgaaggcGACGGGGAAAAGATAATGTCCACGTACAAAATCTTTCTGCGCAATATGATCCGATTTGTGCACGACACAGTTCAGCAGACAGAACAACACT ACCCATTGGTGGTCCAGCTCCGTGCAGGCTGCGTGCTGTACCCCAACACAACCAGCCAGGGCTTCATGAACGTCAGCTGGTGTGGCAGAGACCTCGCAGCTTTTGAGGTAGATAAACAGCGCTGGGAGGCCCGGCAGCCATCCCAGGTGGCAGAGCTGGTCAGCAAGAGCCTCAACAAGCAGAGGTCTGTCATAGTGCTCCTGGAGTACCTTCTCTCCTTCTGGATATGCCAGAGCAACTTCCTCACCCTGAAGAGGTATGGGAGGGATATTCTGGAGAGACAAG agctgcctgtggccACGGTCTTCGCCCGCACCCCCAGCCTAGGCCAGCTGCTGCTCGTTTGCCACGTCACTGGCTTCTACCCGCGTCCCATCAGTGTGGCCTGGCTGCGGGATGGCCAGGAGGTGCCTCCGGGGCCGGCGCTCAACaccagccccatcctgcccaaCGCTGACCTCACCTACCAGCTCCGCAGCGTCCTGGCCGTGGCCCCCCGGGACGGGCACAGCTACGTCTGCCGTGTGCGCCACCACAGCCTGGGCACCCGCAGCCTCCTCATCCCATGGG AAAACAGCAGTGCACCTCCaaccatcaccatcaccattGTGATGCTGCTTCTCGTGgccacaggctctgctggggcatTTTGGTGGTGGAAGCACAG GAAGGGTAATGAGGCTGCATGGGAGACCCAAGAATGCATCATTTGA
- the GPN1 gene encoding GPN-loop GTPase 1 produces the protein MAAAAAGAAAGAPVCVLVLGMAGSGKTTFVQRLAAHLHGQRCPPYVINLDPAVHSLPFPANIDIRDTVKYKEVMKQYGLGPNGGIVTSLNLFATRFDQVMKFIEKRQNASKYVIIDTPGQIEVFTWSASGTIITEALASSFPSVVVYVMDTSRSTNPITFMSNMLYACSILYKTKLPFIIVMNKTDIIDHSFAVEWMQDFETFQDALNQETSYVSNLTRSMSLVLDEFYSSLKVVGVSAVLGTGLDEFFTQLSKAVDEYEREYRPEYERLRKTLEEAQEKQKREQLEHLWKDMGSVCGQGSTLAGPDDASAMGPSELILTRGNLDEEEEERESDTDDIDHEVTEESHEEPAFRNFMQDMRMKCQRNSNPNE, from the exons atggcagcggcggcggcgggagctgCGGCCGGGGCCCCGGTGTGCGTGCTGGTGCTGGGCATGGCCGGCTCCGGGAAAACCACCTTCGTGCAG CGCCTGGCCGCCCACCTGCACGGACAGCGCTGCCCCCCGTACGTGATCAACCTGGACCCTGCCGTGCACAGCCTGCCCTTCCCCGCCAACATCG ATATCAGGGACACCGTGAAGTACAAAGAAGTCATGAAACA ATATGGGCTGGGTCCAAATGGCGGAATAGTGACCTCTCTCAATCTCTTTGCTACGAGATTTGACCAG GTGATGAAGTTTAttgaaaaaagacaaaatgcatCCAA GTATGTTATTATTGACACACCAGGGCAAATTGAAGTATTTACTTGGTCAGCATCAGGAACCATCATAACTGAGGCCTTG gcttcctcttttccttcgGTTGTTGTCTATGTGATGGACACCTCTCGCAGTACTAACCCCATCACTTTTATGTCCAACATGCTGTATGCCTGCAG TATCCTCTACAAGACAAAGCTACCTTTCATCATAGTTATGAACAAA ACTGACATAATCGACCACAGTTTCGCAGTGGAATGGATGCAGGACTTCGAGACTTTCCAGGATGCCCTGAATCAAGAGACCTCCTATGTCAGTAACCTGACTCGTTCTATGAGTTTAGTGCTGGATGAATTTTACAGTTCACTGAAG GTGGTTGGTGTTTCTGCAGTGCTCGGCACAGGACTGGATGAGTTTTTTACCCAGCTTTCTAAAGCTGTAGATGAATATGAGAG AGAGTATCGTCCAGAATACGAGCGCCTGAGAAAAACACTG GAGGAAGctcaagagaaacaaaagagggagcagctggaacacTTGTGGAAGGACATGGGCAGTGTGTGCGGGCAGGGCAGCACACTGGCAG GGCCTGATGATGCTTCTGCAATGGGTCCCTCTGAGTTAATCCTAACACGAGGAAATCTcgatgaagaggaagaagagagagagagtgatACTGACGACATTGACCATGAAG tGACTGAGGAGAGTCATGAAGAACCAGCCTTCAGAAACTTCATGCAAGACATGCGGATGAAATGCCAGAGAAACAGCAACCCAAATGAATGA
- the LOC134547819 gene encoding T-cell surface glycoprotein CD1b-3-like — protein MQSPCCCLLSLLLYLVLLSGTWADLEGTFTIRLLQTTTFQNTSFVDMEGLGLLEDIELGYLDKHTWSIHFCQPWVRPALPRADWDTIENLLKIYLQKFNHLINEGAMQWDIPYPFVVQCMAGCVLYPNRTSQAFAYVGYNGEDFLSFDTNNVTWTLSQDTKMSRYVQSFLQNYTALSEMVEMIFNDTCVDEMEMLLHYGREILERQELPVATVFARTPSLGQLLLVCHVTGFYPRPISVAWLRDGQEVPPGPALNTSPILPNADLTYQLRSVLAVAPRDGHSYVCRVRHHSLGTRSLLIPWGNSEVVLITGLVAGLLAAVAIAAVVVLWVWRQRKHQQMEESESRNSILSKEA, from the exons ATGCAGTCcccttgctgctgcctgctctccctcctcctctaCCTCGTCCTCCTCTCTGGGACATGGGCAGACCTGGAGG GGACCTTCACTATCCGGCTGCTCCAGACCACCACCTTCCAGAACACCTCATTTgtggacatggaggggctgggcctgctggaagacatcgAACTTGGTTATCTTGATAAACACACATGGTCCATCCACTTCTGCCAGCCCTGGGTacgcccagccctgccccgagCTGACTGGGACACCATTGAGAACCTGCTTAAGATCTATTTGCAGAAGTTCAACCACCTGATCAATGAAGGGGCCATGCAatgggacatcccct ACCCCTTTGTGGTTCAGTGCATGGCAGGCTGCGTGCTGTACCCCAACAGAACCTCCCAGGCCTTTGCCTACGTGGGTTACAATGGTGAGGATTTCCTCAGCTTCGACACAAATAATGTCACCTGGACCCTCTCCCAGGACACCAAAATGTCACGGTATGTCCAGTCATTTCTCCAGAACTACACCGCCTTGAGTGAGATGGTGGAAATGATCTTCAATGACACTTGTGTTGATGAGATGGAGATGCTCCTGCACTATGGGAGGGAAATTTTGGAGAGACAAG agctgcctgtggccACGGTCTTCGCCCGCACCCCCAGCCTAGGCCAGCTGCTGCTCGTTTGCCACGTCACTGGCTTCTACCCGCGTCCCATCAGCGTGGCCTGGCTGCGGGATGGCCAGGAGGTGCCTCCGGGGCCGGCGCTCAACaccagccccatcctgcccaaCGCTGACCTCACCTACCAGCTCCGCAGCGTCCTGGCCGTGGCCCCCCGGGACGGGCACAGCTACGTCTGCCGTGTGCGCCACCACAGCCTGGGCACCCGCAGCCTCCTCATCCCGTGGG GGAACTCAGAAGTGGTGCTGATCACAGGGCTCGTGGCTGGGCTGCTTGCAGCCGTGGCCATAGCTGCCGTGGTGGTGCTTTGGGTGTGGAGACAAAG AAAGCACCAGCAGATGGAGGAATCAGAGTCCAGGAACTCCATCCTGAGCAAAGAAGCTTAG
- the LOC134547645 gene encoding antigen-presenting glycoprotein CD1d-like isoform X1 yields MQPPLLLLFHFLPILLPGMGAASEAEPQVIQYLVTSFFANISSAQVSCVVLAGDIPILTLDPADWSIHFHWPWVSQAAAEGDGEKIMSTYKIFLRNMIRFVHDTVQQTEQHYPLVVQLRAGCVLYPNTTSQGFMNVSWCGRDLAAFEVDKQRWEARQPSQVAELVSKSLNKQRSVIVLLEYLLSFWICQSNFLTLKRYGRDILERQELPVATVFARTPSLGQLLLVCHVTGFYPRPISVAWLRDGQEVPPGPALNTSPILPNADLTYQLRSVLAVAPRDGHSYVCRVRHHSLGTRSLLIPWENSSAPPTITITIVMLLLVATGSAGAFWWWKHRKGNEAAWETQECII; encoded by the exons ATGCagccccctctcctcctcctcttccactTTCTCCCGATCCTCCTCCCTGGGATGGGGGCAGCCTCGGAGG CAGAGCCACAGGTTATCCAGTACCTTGTGACCAGCTTTTTTGCCAacatcagctctgctcaggTGTCATGTGTGGTACTCGCTGGGGACATACCCATCTTAACACTGGATCCAGCCGACTGGAGCATCCACTTCCACTGGCCCTGGgtcagccaggctgcagctgaaggcGACGGGGAAAAGATAATGTCCACGTACAAAATCTTTCTGCGCAATATGATCCGATTTGTGCACGACACAGTTCAGCAGACAGAACAACACT ACCCATTGGTGGTCCAGCTCCGTGCAGGCTGCGTGCTGTACCCCAACACAACCAGCCAGGGCTTCATGAACGTCAGCTGGTGTGGCAGAGACCTCGCAGCTTTTGAGGTAGATAAACAGCGCTGGGAGGCCCGGCAGCCATCCCAGGTGGCAGAGCTGGTCAGCAAGAGCCTCAACAAGCAGAGGTCTGTCATAGTGCTCCTGGAGTACCTTCTCTCCTTCTGGATATGCCAGAGCAACTTCCTCACCCTGAAGAGGTATGGGAGGGATATTCTGGAGAGACAAG agctgcctgtggccACGGTCTTCGCCCGCACCCCCAGCCTAGGCCAGCTGCTGCTCGTTTGCCACGTCACTGGCTTCTACCCGCGTCCCATCAGTGTGGCCTGGCTGCGGGATGGCCAGGAGGTGCCTCCGGGGCCGGCGCTCAACaccagccccatcctgcccaaCGCTGACCTCACCTACCAGCTCCGCAGCGTCCTGGCCGTGGCCCCCCGGGACGGGCACAGCTACGTCTGCCGTGTGCGCCACCACAGCCTGGGCACCCGCAGCCTCCTCATCCCATGGG AAAACAGCAGTGCACCTCCaaccatcaccatcaccattGTGATGCTGCTTCTCGTGgccacaggctctgctggggcatTTTGGTGGTGGAAGCACAG GAAGGGTAATGAGGCTGCATGGGAGACCCAAGAATGCATCATTTGA
- the ZNF512 gene encoding zinc finger protein 512, with protein MRGGGSGGGSDTRTGHHSQQKLKKSLGNKKSKQPEEVETAVLGVNSSYDDTATNISASAKGPVNGSAEPRSKRTIRRPAYWLEMRGMKNSVNKSAEKKGEVLLKGKRKSEQREGKDVKDSPKKKQKISGKKQQTGTKQNSRTKSDCVQKEPETYDTGSMEEQWSLEIQDKGRVTCPTCRAVVRKTVEGLKKHMVNCRKEMFTCHHCGKQLKSLAGMKYHVMADHNNQPVVKEGEELDEQLERERLRKVLKRMGKLKCTREGCSGSFTSIMGYLYHVKKCGKAPSELEKMAMKCHHCGKAYRSKAGLVYHLRAKHGPVTFLHEERKTENLKEMKREQNNTGRVQRRSAKVAIYYLHELAGEELAKEWPKRKVLQDLIPDDRKLKYTRPGLPTFSQDVLCKWKTEIKMYRRVHCPNQGCESVYGSVSGLKSHLGTCTLGDFVAGKYKCLLCEKEFISESGVKYHINSVHAEDWFDMNTTTTKSFEKLMKIRQREEQRKQRKKRPLTRGRKKRAGTLAAKKLPTVGAEKTRRSKRGCPQRVDNESASSEEGAPQVAQRAEIPKTSRKRGRSKSLEDEKE; from the exons ATgcggggcggcggcagcggcggcggctcg GACACCAGGACTGGCCATCACAGTCAGCAGAAGCTCAAGAAGTCTTTGGGAAATAAAAA GTCTAAGCAGCCTGAGGAGGTGGAAACTGCAGTTCTGGGGGTGAACAGTAGCTATGATGACACAGCCACCAACATCTCTGCCTCAGCCAAGGGCCCAGTGAATGGGagtgcagagcccaggagcaAGCGCACCATCCGCAGGCCTGCGTACTGGTTAGAAATGAGAGGAATGAAAAACAGTGTTAACaaatctgcagagaaaaaag GAGAAGTACTCTTGAAAGGCAAGAGGAAATCTGAGCAAAGGGAAGGCAAAGATGTTAAAGACTCTCccaagaagaagcagaagattTCGG ggaaaaagcagcaaactgGAACAAAACAGAACTCCAGAACGAAAAGCGACTGTGTTCAGAAAGAACCAGAAACCTATGACACAG GTAGTATGGAAGAGCAGTGGTCTTTAGAGATTCAGGACAAAGGCCGAGTTACCTGCCCGACATGCCGGGCTGTGGTGAGGAAGACTGTAGAAGGACTGAAGAAACACATGGTAAATTGCAGGAAG GAAATGTTCACATGTCATCACTGCGGGAAGCAGCTGAAGTCTCTAGCAGGGATGAAATACCATGTCATGGCTGACCATAACAATCAG CCAGTTGTGAAGGAGGGAGAAGAATTGGATGAGCAGCTTGAGCGAGAGCGCCTTCGGAAGGTTTTGAAGCGAATGGGAAAACTGAAGTGTACAAGGGAG GGCTGCTCAGGCAGTTTCACCAGCATAATGGGATACCTATATCATGTTAAAAAATGCGGGAAGGCTCCTTCCGAGCTGGAGAAGATGGCTATGAAGTGCCATCACTGTGGGAAAGCGTACAGATCAAAGGCAGGACTCGTGTACCACCTCCGAGCTAAGCACGGCCCG GTCACTTTCCTCcatgaggagagaaaaacagagaaccTGAAAGAAATGAAACGGGAGCAAAACAACACAGGCAGAGTTCAGAGGAGATCTGCAAAGGTGGCAATCTACTATCTCCATGAGCTGGCAGGAGAAGAGCTGGCAAAAGAGTGGCCCAAAAGAAAAGTTCTGCAGGACTTGATTCCAGATGACCGGAAG CTGAAATACACTCGTCCTGGACTGCCCACGTTTAGTCAAGATGTGCTGTGCAAATGGAAAACGGAGATAAAGATGTACCGAAGAGTCCATTGCCCAAATCAG GGTTGTGAATCTGTGTACGGCAGTGTCTCAGGACTCAAGTCTCACCTTGGCACGTGTACTTTG GGAGACTTTGTGGCTGGTAAATACAAGTGTCTCCTGTGTGAGAAGGAGTTCATTTCAGAGAGTGGGGTCAAGTATCACATCAACTCTGTGCACGCTGAG GACTGGTTTGATATGAACACAACGACCACCAAAAGCTTTGAGAAGCTGATGAAAATTCGCcaaagggaagagcagaggaagCAACGGAAGAAACGTCCTTTGACCAGGGGCAGAAAGAAGAGAGCTGGCACCCTGGCTGCCAAGAAGCTCCCCACTGTTGGAGCTGAAAAAACGAGGAGAAGTAAGAGAGGTTGTCCACAACGAGTGGACAACGAGAGTGCAAGCAGTGAGGAAGGGGCACCCCAAGTTGCACAGAGAGCTGAAATTCCAAAAACCAGCCGCAAGCGAGGCCGAAGCAAATCCCTAGAAGATGAGAAGGAGTAG